The following are from one region of the Hymenobacter sp. YIM 151858-1 genome:
- a CDS encoding GIY-YIG nuclease family protein, with amino-acid sequence MIALYFLASRHFSAMRPSRPEFRNNPASLLPCVYAIKSTIDKRMYIGSSKNVRSRTSTHFHNLKHGKHSSKHLQKFYDKYGAEKLTVEILENCPIEKLIEREQYWMDYISNRRSRSLLFNACPNAGTPKGLKHTKQSLYLREKKAAAKRKAKFELENREYFAHSDMIAAALLERSQGKCEDCLAQTEPDLYFMVVDIEETRYWRETTVDNQIFLCGHCIQARRSARKKFKMEQKKALKTATV; translated from the coding sequence ATGATCGCCCTTTATTTTCTCGCTTCTCGTCACTTTTCTGCCATGCGCCCGTCTAGACCGGAGTTTAGAAACAACCCAGCATCCTTGCTCCCTTGTGTTTATGCTATAAAAAGCACCATTGACAAGCGGATGTACATTGGTAGCAGTAAAAATGTGCGCAGCAGGACATCAACGCACTTTCACAACCTAAAACACGGCAAGCATTCATCTAAGCACCTCCAAAAGTTCTACGACAAATACGGGGCGGAGAAACTAACTGTCGAGATTCTTGAGAATTGCCCAATTGAAAAGCTAATTGAACGCGAGCAGTATTGGATGGATTACATTTCAAACCGCCGTAGTCGTTCGCTTCTTTTCAATGCCTGCCCCAATGCAGGCACTCCCAAAGGACTAAAGCATACAAAGCAATCACTTTATCTGCGGGAGAAGAAAGCCGCCGCCAAACGAAAAGCAAAGTTCGAGCTTGAGAACCGAGAATACTTTGCGCATAGTGATATGATTGCCGCCGCCTTGCTTGAACGGTCGCAAGGTAAGTGCGAAGACTGTCTGGCTCAGACCGAGCCTGACCTGTACTTTATGGTGGTAGATATTGAGGAGACGAGGTATTGGCGTGAGACCACCGTAGATAACCAAATTTTCTTATGCGGGCATTGCATACAAGCTAGGCGCTCAGCTCGTAAGAAATTCAAGATGGAACAAAAGAAGGCGTTGAAAACCGCAACAGTATAG
- a CDS encoding LexA family transcriptional regulator has translation MLSTPSPGTAETDGPHERVRALRTAQRIPLREFSDRMEALRAQNPTAAPWRDVERAPSPATLSRFESGEGLKQDGHLHLMAAVLGVPYEHLRYGEHGHHARPAPRLAPLVQVAHIPIAARATFAEAMVGGGLLDPGAWDTVSIYLNPGELLDIVASWYCLDVNGDSMEPTLQHGQQVLVERVPEAKWGLQSTGVYVVAFEDMVVVKRISKNDLDVGGGLLLTSDNPRGGQMTVARASIRSMWRVKRLAQAPEIY, from the coding sequence TTGCTCTCCACCCCCAGCCCCGGCACCGCCGAAACGGACGGGCCGCACGAGCGCGTGCGTGCCCTGCGCACGGCCCAGCGCATCCCCCTGCGCGAGTTTTCCGACCGCATGGAAGCCCTGCGCGCCCAAAACCCCACCGCCGCCCCGTGGCGGGACGTGGAGCGCGCCCCCTCGCCCGCCACGCTCTCGCGCTTCGAGTCGGGCGAGGGGCTCAAGCAGGACGGCCACCTGCACCTGATGGCCGCCGTGCTCGGCGTGCCCTACGAACACCTGCGCTACGGCGAGCACGGCCACCACGCGCGCCCCGCCCCGCGCCTAGCCCCGCTCGTGCAGGTGGCGCACATTCCCATCGCCGCCCGCGCCACGTTTGCCGAGGCAATGGTGGGCGGCGGCCTGCTCGACCCCGGCGCGTGGGATACCGTAAGCATCTACCTCAACCCTGGCGAACTGTTGGATATTGTGGCGAGCTGGTATTGCTTAGACGTAAACGGCGACTCGATGGAGCCCACCCTGCAACACGGCCAGCAGGTGCTCGTCGAGCGCGTGCCCGAGGCCAAGTGGGGCTTGCAGAGTACGGGCGTGTACGTGGTGGCCTTCGAGGACATGGTGGTGGTCAAGCGCATCAGCAAAAACGACCTCGACGTGGGCGGCGGGCTGCTGCTGACCTCCGACAACCCGCGCGGCGGGCAAATGACCGTGGCCCGCGCTTCCATCCGCTCCATGTGGCGGGTCAAGCGGCTGGCCCAGGCCCCGGAAATCTACTAG
- a CDS encoding DnaJ-like cysteine-rich domain-containing protein yields MPFAFTCPRCDGEGHYATELWPTNNCSRCAGTGLRRILLPLDVFFSLAPMSAAQRQRALAAYDEQSGHVDQHLANGNLADLYPLTPVTANQLTSHV; encoded by the coding sequence ATGCCGTTTGCGTTTACCTGCCCGCGCTGCGACGGCGAAGGGCACTACGCCACCGAGTTGTGGCCCACCAACAACTGCTCGCGCTGTGCTGGCACTGGCTTAAGGCGCATTTTACTGCCGCTCGACGTGTTCTTCAGCCTCGCGCCGATGTCGGCCGCGCAGCGCCAGCGGGCACTTGCCGCCTACGACGAACAAAGCGGCCACGTAGACCAGCACCTTGCCAACGGCAACCTCGCCGACCTTTACCCCTTAACGCCCGTAACCGCTAACCAACTTACCAGCCATGTGTAA
- a CDS encoding site-specific integrase, which yields MGLATIKILLHHRQREDGTYQVRLRITKDRVVRFVDVGLRVSPKDWNEKATEGKANWLRTSHYDHQFWNAELSRQGQELRHLALQYPAESADQLLARFRGARTPAPAAPDVIQYFRDDLRRSAPLISPRSLRTYQRLCERLAAWKPQGWPVDEITPAAVKEFYLFLRAQTRMAENTLALQMKVLSTVLRRMADDGLLPHHKNPLPKLVFPTGARTPRRRLSESDRLAVLHVEIPPGKRQWAMVWARRAWLLQFTSRGTRIGDVLEWRWRNLSPTHLTFTERKTGKHKRVLVTPDLRQVLDECRQAYGVEPDPDDFILPFLDRSRSYLRGPKPLTKAGEEAVFAALDAGTKRVNRGLRWLAELAGLPEFTSHAARHSFASHARAVTGDLRLVRDLLGHSSEAQTERYLAGLDADELDQLTASVFAAPAEK from the coding sequence ATGGGACTTGCCACCATTAAAATCCTCTTGCACCACCGCCAGCGCGAGGACGGCACCTACCAGGTGCGCCTGCGCATCACCAAAGACCGCGTGGTGCGCTTTGTCGATGTGGGCCTGCGCGTGAGCCCGAAGGACTGGAACGAGAAAGCCACCGAGGGCAAGGCCAACTGGCTGCGCACCTCCCACTACGACCACCAGTTCTGGAACGCGGAACTCTCCCGGCAGGGGCAGGAGCTGCGCCACCTCGCCCTGCAATACCCCGCCGAATCCGCCGACCAACTGCTCGCCCGCTTTCGCGGCGCCCGCACGCCCGCCCCCGCCGCCCCCGACGTGATCCAGTACTTCCGCGACGATCTGCGCCGCTCGGCCCCGCTGATCTCGCCCCGCTCGCTGCGCACCTACCAGCGGCTGTGCGAGCGGCTGGCCGCGTGGAAGCCGCAGGGCTGGCCGGTGGACGAAATCACGCCCGCCGCCGTCAAGGAGTTCTACCTGTTTTTGCGGGCGCAAACCCGCATGGCCGAAAATACCCTGGCCCTGCAAATGAAAGTCCTGAGCACGGTGCTGCGGCGCATGGCCGACGACGGCCTGCTGCCCCACCACAAGAACCCGCTGCCCAAACTGGTCTTCCCCACCGGGGCGCGCACCCCGCGCCGCCGCCTCTCGGAAAGCGACCGGCTGGCCGTGTTGCACGTCGAGATACCGCCCGGCAAGCGGCAGTGGGCAATGGTGTGGGCGCGGCGGGCGTGGCTGCTCCAATTCACGAGCCGGGGCACGCGCATCGGCGACGTGCTCGAATGGCGCTGGCGCAACCTGAGCCCGACCCACCTCACGTTTACCGAGCGCAAGACGGGCAAGCACAAGCGCGTGCTCGTCACGCCCGATTTGCGGCAGGTCTTGGACGAGTGCCGCCAGGCGTACGGGGTGGAGCCCGACCCCGACGATTTTATCCTGCCCTTTCTGGACCGCTCGCGCTCCTATTTGCGCGGCCCCAAGCCCCTGACCAAAGCCGGGGAGGAGGCCGTGTTTGCGGCGCTGGACGCGGGCACCAAGCGGGTAAACCGGGGGCTTCGCTGGCTGGCCGAACTCGCCGGGCTGCCGGAGTTCACCTCGCACGCCGCCCGCCACTCCTTTGCCTCGCACGCGCGGGCGGTGACGGGCGATCTGCGCCTCGTCCGGGATTTGCTCGGTCATAGCTCGGAAGCGCAGACGGAACGCTATCTTGCCGGCCTCGACGCCGACGAACTCGACCAGCTCACCGCGTCGGTGTTCGCCGCGCCCGCCGAAAAATAA
- a CDS encoding nucleoside triphosphate pyrophosphohydrolase family protein, which produces MCKATCKNADTIDYKMEFMRAGLQPIRTEQGQPSIEERKINVRLILEELNELARDGYGIETSFKFMLFKLIADDLYVNKDGNIVCGGPGDTEQYNPVATLDALCDLRVVCDGPVLSSGLQGVFPAAMREVHVTNMNKFVNEATAQASCQYYLSAKDTPAFYDHAGDGSGNFVIKNAQTNKVLKPIGWQEPNLGQFIDGNEK; this is translated from the coding sequence ATGTGTAAAGCCACCTGCAAGAACGCCGACACCATCGACTACAAGATGGAGTTTATGAGAGCCGGCCTGCAACCCATCCGCACCGAGCAGGGCCAGCCCAGCATCGAGGAGCGCAAGATAAACGTGCGCCTCATTCTGGAAGAACTCAACGAACTGGCGCGCGACGGCTACGGCATCGAAACGTCGTTTAAGTTTATGCTGTTCAAGCTGATCGCCGACGACCTATACGTTAACAAAGACGGCAATATTGTTTGCGGTGGCCCTGGTGACACAGAACAATACAACCCCGTAGCCACACTCGACGCGCTCTGCGACCTGCGCGTGGTTTGTGACGGCCCCGTGCTATCCAGCGGCTTACAGGGCGTGTTTCCGGCTGCTATGCGCGAGGTGCATGTAACGAACATGAACAAGTTTGTGAACGAGGCGACGGCTCAGGCAAGTTGCCAGTATTACCTGTCTGCCAAAGACACCCCCGCCTTCTACGACCACGCGGGCGACGGCTCAGGCAACTTTGTGATTAAGAACGCGCAAACCAATAAGGTGTTGAAGCCGATTGGCTGGCAGGAACCGAACCTCGGGCAGTTTATTGACGGCAACGAAAAATAA
- a CDS encoding helix-turn-helix domain-containing protein has product MLAQYLQPVLARLDAAERRVQQLEASLDEWVDTRTACRLLGVSDDTLKRQREKPGCLIEYKGEGRKILYSRRSLFRYSEARRCRARAEA; this is encoded by the coding sequence TTGCTTGCCCAGTACCTGCAACCCGTGCTCGCCCGGCTCGACGCGGCCGAGCGCCGGGTGCAGCAACTCGAAGCCTCGCTCGACGAGTGGGTGGACACCCGCACGGCCTGCCGCCTGCTGGGCGTCTCGGACGACACGCTGAAGCGCCAGCGCGAGAAGCCCGGCTGCCTGATCGAGTACAAGGGCGAGGGCCGGAAGATTCTCTACTCCCGCCGCTCCTTGTTCCGCTACAGCGAGGCCCGCCGCTGCCGCGCCCGCGCCGAAGCCTGA
- a CDS encoding ERF family protein: MSEQTDTSKNLYQRISGVMQDVRYLQKDKQVSTGAGGPGYSAMSEEKVTEKVREALITHGLVILPVEQDQRLDDLPRGAGKIVSLTTVNTRYKIVNIDNPSEFEYLASSGTGVDSQDKGVGKAMTYAYKYMLLRTFGIATGKDTDDVGNAELERQQEEAAAKALQASKDEVKRLLNHPLVKPEEKQKVLASLDGLNAGQTEKAIAWATKLIDEREAQPA, from the coding sequence ATGTCAGAGCAAACCGACACCAGCAAAAACCTTTACCAACGCATTAGCGGCGTGATGCAGGATGTGCGCTACCTGCAAAAAGACAAGCAGGTATCTACCGGCGCGGGCGGCCCAGGCTACAGTGCCATGAGCGAGGAGAAAGTAACCGAGAAGGTACGCGAAGCCCTCATCACCCACGGCCTCGTTATCCTACCCGTCGAGCAAGACCAGCGCCTCGACGACCTGCCACGCGGCGCGGGCAAGATCGTGTCGCTGACGACGGTAAACACCCGCTACAAAATTGTCAATATCGACAACCCGAGCGAGTTTGAATACCTCGCCAGCAGCGGCACCGGGGTAGACTCACAGGATAAGGGCGTTGGCAAGGCCATGACTTACGCCTACAAGTACATGCTGCTGCGCACCTTCGGCATTGCCACGGGCAAGGACACCGACGACGTGGGCAACGCGGAGCTGGAACGCCAGCAGGAAGAAGCCGCCGCCAAAGCCCTGCAAGCCAGCAAGGACGAGGTAAAGCGCCTGCTCAACCACCCGCTTGTCAAGCCCGAGGAAAAGCAGAAGGTGCTTGCCAGCCTCGACGGCCTGAACGCCGGGCAGACCGAGAAGGCGATTGCGTGGGCCACCAAACTAATCGACGAGCGCGAAGCGCAGCCTGCCTAG
- a CDS encoding YdaU family protein produces MKAPAFQFYPADFLASPDVQIMETYEVGAYMLLLCAAWQSERPGYLANDEGRLRRLARLTAEQWKESSAILLRKFPVVEGGEYRANRRMLHELEKQQSFRESRAEAGRASAAKRAKRQQEVNENPTRVENPATRVEEKANIDPTLLSTSSSTEEVSKPLGESEGEDRSADASLAKEVVAKIEAAKTVAELKVIWEQHRDMQTSTGFRQTMSARRQAVEAAAGKKKPEPPAPSKRTIAPEPGLEFEAFWKLYPRSEKKAAALKLWNTKLSNNDRRQVLEGLPDWVAKQDREYVPHPTTFLNGKRWLDDGYGSNPEKQATLMTVHRNDEKPRKAWTREDVDNLWAPKAANS; encoded by the coding sequence ATGAAAGCGCCCGCCTTCCAGTTTTATCCAGCCGACTTCCTTGCCTCGCCCGACGTGCAGATCATGGAAACCTACGAGGTAGGTGCCTACATGCTGCTGCTGTGCGCCGCGTGGCAGTCCGAGCGTCCTGGCTACCTCGCTAACGACGAGGGCCGCCTGCGCCGCCTAGCACGCCTCACCGCCGAGCAATGGAAAGAGAGCAGCGCCATTTTGCTGCGCAAGTTTCCTGTGGTGGAAGGCGGCGAGTATCGGGCTAATCGCCGGATGCTGCACGAGTTGGAAAAGCAGCAATCGTTCCGCGAATCACGGGCCGAAGCTGGCCGGGCGTCGGCGGCCAAACGAGCAAAGCGGCAACAAGAGGTCAACGAAAATCCAACACGTGTTGAAAATCCGGCAACACGTGTTGAGGAAAAGGCCAACATCGACCCAACTCTTCTATCTACATCTTCATCTACAGAAGAAGTAAGTAAACCGTTAGGGGAGTCTGAGGGGGAAGACCGCTCGGCTGACGCCTCGCTGGCAAAAGAGGTGGTCGCTAAAATTGAGGCGGCTAAGACGGTGGCCGAGCTGAAGGTAATCTGGGAGCAACACCGCGACATGCAGACCAGCACCGGCTTCCGGCAAACCATGAGCGCCCGGCGCCAAGCCGTTGAGGCCGCCGCTGGCAAGAAGAAGCCTGAGCCACCCGCGCCTAGTAAGCGCACGATAGCCCCGGAACCAGGGTTGGAATTTGAGGCGTTTTGGAAACTCTATCCCCGCTCCGAGAAGAAGGCGGCGGCACTCAAGCTCTGGAACACCAAGCTCTCCAACAACGACCGTCGGCAAGTTTTGGAGGGGTTGCCGGATTGGGTTGCCAAGCAAGACCGAGAGTACGTGCCACACCCAACAACATTTCTGAACGGAAAGCGGTGGTTGGACGACGGGTACGGCAGCAACCCGGAAAAACAGGCGACCCTTATGACCGTGCATCGCAACGACGAAAAGCCCCGCAAAGCCTGGACGCGGGAAGATGTTGACAACCTCTGGGCACCCAAAGCCGCAAACTCCTAA
- the sdaAB gene encoding L-serine ammonia-lyase, iron-sulfur-dependent subunit beta, whose translation MAEKSSIFDMIGPVMIGPSSSHTAGVVRIARAAIRVLGSLPTHATITFYNSFARTYEGHGSDRAIIAGLLDFPTDDKRIREAFEHAKAAGLQYTFQGIGNASTMHPNTIRLQLRDERTGAEVDVIGQSRGGGVIRIVEVDGFPCDFSAGLHTLIVDADDVKGSIAFIADVIAHDDCNIATMNVSRKGKNQVARQFIEIDSALSDVALQYLRHLRWVHQVRYIPAIE comes from the coding sequence ATGGCTGAGAAAAGCAGTATTTTCGACATGATTGGGCCCGTTATGATCGGTCCTAGTTCTTCGCACACGGCCGGGGTGGTGCGCATTGCCCGCGCGGCCATCCGGGTGTTGGGCTCGTTGCCCACGCACGCTACCATTACCTTCTACAACTCGTTTGCGCGCACCTACGAAGGCCACGGCTCCGACCGGGCCATCATCGCCGGCCTGCTCGACTTCCCGACCGACGACAAGCGCATCCGCGAGGCTTTCGAACACGCCAAAGCGGCCGGGCTGCAGTACACGTTTCAGGGCATCGGCAACGCCTCCACCATGCACCCCAACACCATTCGGCTGCAGCTGCGCGACGAGCGCACCGGCGCCGAGGTCGACGTGATCGGGCAAAGCCGGGGCGGCGGCGTTATCCGCATTGTGGAGGTCGATGGCTTTCCGTGTGATTTTTCGGCCGGCCTGCACACGCTTATCGTCGACGCCGACGACGTGAAGGGCTCCATCGCCTTTATTGCCGATGTCATTGCCCACGACGACTGCAACATCGCCACCATGAACGTGAGCCGCAAAGGCAAAAACCAGGTGGCCCGGCAGTTCATCGAAATCGACTCGGCCTTGTCGGACGTGGCGCTGCAATACCTGCGGCACCTGCGCTGGGTGCACCAGGTGCGCTACATCCCGGCCATCGAGTAG
- a CDS encoding LacI family DNA-binding transcriptional regulator, whose protein sequence is MNATAAKQIREILGHGALADVATLSKVPRPTVTRYFQDKSVRTKNRRAIEQAIATLLQQEQQAQHTLQQLIDRY, encoded by the coding sequence ATGAATGCAACAGCAGCGAAACAAATTCGCGAAATATTAGGCCACGGGGCCCTCGCCGACGTGGCGACCCTGAGCAAAGTGCCCCGCCCCACCGTCACCCGCTACTTCCAGGACAAGTCGGTGCGCACCAAGAACCGCCGCGCCATCGAGCAGGCCATTGCAACGTTGTTGCAACAAGAGCAACAAGCCCAGCACACCCTGCAACAACTTATCGACCGCTACTAG
- a CDS encoding efflux RND transporter periplasmic adaptor subunit, with protein MKNNRLLFILLGLLVVVVGGGMIAKKKGWIGKPAGTEVLTAKAAPANIVEKVSASGKVQPETEVKISADVSGEITELYVQEGDSVRKGQLLLRIRPDNYQAMVNQQSAVVGTQQANVAQAQARLQQLQANARQTELNFRRNASLFKQKVISQAEYEQSKAAYESTQEEINAARQSIRAAQSTVRSAQASLAEARQNLTRTTIYAPVSGTISKLNAERGERVVGTSQMAGTEIMRIANLNSMEVRVNVNENDVSNVDLGDSAVVEVDAYASRNIKFRGIVTSIANTAKDALTAEAVTEFEVRVRLLPESYRQLVRNVGGRTVVPFRPGMTASVDIITNRKNNALSVPLAAVTTRSDSALVKNADKNKEGGIKVGRGRGGKSSGEEAKPKGDIEEVVFVVRGGKAVLTPVKTGISDFDNIEILSGVKPGDEVVSGPFRAVSKTLKDGALVEVKDAKSLNRAALKEEGGDNEE; from the coding sequence ATGAAAAACAACCGCTTGTTGTTCATCCTGCTCGGCCTCTTGGTAGTGGTTGTGGGAGGGGGTATGATTGCCAAGAAGAAGGGCTGGATAGGTAAGCCCGCCGGTACCGAAGTGCTGACGGCCAAGGCCGCCCCGGCCAATATTGTAGAGAAGGTAAGCGCCTCGGGCAAGGTGCAGCCCGAAACCGAGGTAAAGATTTCGGCCGACGTATCGGGCGAGATTACCGAGCTCTACGTGCAGGAGGGCGACTCCGTGCGCAAGGGCCAGCTGCTGCTGCGCATCCGCCCCGATAACTACCAGGCCATGGTAAACCAGCAGTCGGCGGTGGTGGGCACGCAGCAGGCCAACGTGGCCCAGGCGCAGGCCCGGCTGCAGCAGCTGCAGGCCAACGCCCGCCAAACCGAGCTGAACTTCCGCCGCAATGCCTCGCTGTTTAAGCAAAAGGTGATTTCGCAGGCCGAGTACGAGCAATCGAAAGCCGCCTACGAATCGACGCAGGAAGAAATCAACGCCGCGCGCCAAAGCATCCGGGCCGCGCAAAGCACCGTGCGCTCGGCACAAGCCTCGCTGGCCGAAGCCCGCCAGAACCTGACGCGCACCACCATCTACGCGCCCGTGAGCGGCACCATTTCCAAGCTCAACGCCGAGCGCGGCGAGCGGGTGGTAGGCACCTCGCAAATGGCCGGTACCGAAATCATGCGCATTGCCAACCTCAACTCGATGGAGGTGCGCGTGAACGTAAACGAAAACGACGTGAGCAACGTGGACCTCGGCGACTCGGCCGTGGTGGAGGTAGATGCCTACGCCTCGCGCAACATCAAATTCCGGGGCATTGTAACCAGCATTGCCAACACCGCCAAAGATGCTCTCACGGCCGAAGCCGTAACCGAGTTTGAGGTGCGCGTGCGCCTGCTGCCCGAGTCGTACCGCCAGCTGGTGCGCAATGTGGGCGGCCGCACGGTGGTGCCGTTCCGCCCGGGCATGACGGCCTCGGTCGACATCATCACCAACCGCAAGAACAACGCGCTGTCGGTGCCCCTGGCGGCAGTAACCACCCGCTCGGATAGCGCCCTGGTGAAGAATGCGGACAAGAACAAGGAAGGCGGTATCAAAGTAGGGCGGGGCCGCGGCGGCAAGAGCAGCGGCGAAGAAGCCAAGCCCAAAGGCGACATCGAAGAGGTGGTGTTTGTGGTGCGCGGCGGCAAAGCGGTGCTCACGCCGGTTAAAACCGGCATCAGCGACTTTGATAACATCGAAATTCTGTCGGGGGTGAAGCCTGGCGACGAAGTAGTAAGCGGCCCTTTCCGGGCTGTTTCGAAAACGCTGAAAGACGGCGCCCTGGTAGAAGTTAAAGATGCCAAGTCGCTGAACCGTGCCGCGTTGAAAGAAGAAGGCGGCGACAACGAAGAGTAA
- a CDS encoding TolC family protein: MNPFVTPWLSHGRLKAGALLLAGLGLSAPAWAQSRPAAPPAAAVPQAAPAGPWTLQQAVDYAVQNNLQVRQSQLQAELSEATYRQSRMSQLPTANAAASQSWNYGTNVDPLTFTFQNQTTRANNFSASGQLNLFSGFQVRNSIKRNALDYEASLLDIEQARNDLSLTVASAYLQLLLGEELVRTNELRINSAKQQIERTQKLLRAGSVPESNLADARAQLATDELNLVTAQNQRDLARLQLVQALNLEAARASDFAIAVPNLPDPDDEPSLDGDVASTFEAAQTTQPQVKAADLRVRSAQRSQEVSRGAYYPRLTFGASIFSGYSSARNARVLGRDSVLRPTGFIYQLNPATGQPQLVPGLFAGIRQPNFETLPEGFGSQVRNNLGKQLSFNLNIPILNGWQARTNVQRSVIGVKQAELRAAQTRLQLRQTIQQAYADALAAQRRYAANKRQVEALGTAYRNAEIRFNNGLMNGTDFNIAKNNLTAAESGMIQAKYEFIFRRKVLDFYQGKPLTL; encoded by the coding sequence ATGAATCCGTTCGTTACTCCTTGGTTGAGCCATGGGCGCCTGAAAGCCGGTGCCTTGCTGCTGGCCGGGCTCGGGCTGAGTGCGCCCGCCTGGGCGCAAAGCCGCCCCGCTGCCCCACCCGCGGCCGCCGTGCCACAAGCCGCCCCCGCCGGCCCCTGGACGCTGCAGCAAGCCGTTGATTACGCCGTGCAGAACAACCTGCAGGTGCGCCAGAGCCAGCTGCAGGCCGAGCTTTCGGAAGCCACGTACCGGCAAAGCCGCATGAGCCAGTTGCCCACGGCCAACGCCGCGGCCTCGCAAAGCTGGAACTACGGTACCAACGTCGACCCGCTCACGTTCACCTTCCAGAACCAGACCACCCGCGCCAACAACTTCTCGGCCTCGGGGCAGCTGAATTTGTTCTCGGGCTTTCAGGTGCGCAACTCCATCAAGCGCAACGCCCTCGATTACGAAGCCTCACTGCTTGATATCGAGCAGGCCCGCAACGACCTCTCGCTGACGGTGGCCTCGGCCTACCTGCAGCTATTGCTGGGCGAAGAGCTGGTGCGCACCAACGAGCTGCGCATCAACTCGGCCAAGCAGCAAATCGAGCGTACGCAAAAGCTGCTGCGCGCCGGCTCGGTGCCCGAAAGCAACCTGGCCGACGCCCGCGCCCAATTGGCTACCGACGAGCTGAACCTGGTAACGGCCCAAAACCAGCGCGACCTGGCCCGGTTGCAACTCGTGCAGGCCCTCAACCTGGAGGCCGCCCGTGCCAGCGACTTTGCCATAGCAGTGCCCAACCTGCCCGACCCCGACGACGAGCCCTCGCTCGACGGCGACGTGGCATCAACCTTCGAGGCCGCCCAAACCACCCAGCCGCAGGTGAAAGCCGCCGATTTGCGCGTGCGCAGCGCGCAACGCAGCCAGGAGGTGTCGCGGGGGGCGTACTACCCACGCCTGACCTTTGGTGCCAGCATCTTTTCGGGTTACTCCTCGGCGCGCAACGCCCGCGTGCTCGGCCGCGACTCGGTGCTGCGCCCCACCGGCTTTATTTACCAGCTGAACCCTGCCACAGGCCAGCCCCAGCTGGTGCCGGGCCTGTTCGCGGGCATCCGGCAGCCCAATTTCGAGACCTTGCCTGAGGGCTTTGGCTCGCAGGTACGCAACAACCTGGGCAAGCAGCTTAGCTTCAACCTGAACATTCCGATCCTGAACGGCTGGCAGGCCCGTACCAACGTGCAGCGCTCCGTAATCGGGGTGAAGCAGGCCGAACTGCGCGCCGCGCAAACGCGCCTGCAGCTGCGCCAGACCATTCAGCAAGCCTACGCCGATGCGCTGGCGGCCCAACGCCGCTACGCGGCCAACAAGCGCCAGGTAGAAGCGCTGGGCACGGCCTACCGCAACGCCGAAATCCGCTTCAACAACGGGCTGATGAACGGTACCGATTTCAACATCGCCAAAAACAACCTCACGGCGGCCGAGTCGGGCATGATTCAGGCCAAATACGAATTCATTTTCCGCCGCAAGGTGCTCGATTTCTACCAAGGCAAGCCCCTGACGCTTTAG